The DNA window TATCAACTTTTCactcaaaaaaaattacatgtgAAGCTTTGAATTCAAAAACAAGCTTTGCCTCCCTTTGAAGCCTCTCCTCCCTCCTATGTGTTTCCTACTCTTATGTCTCACGTTTAATTATTTTGCAAAGCTtatcataaaccctaaacctaagtGTTGAAGATTCATATCACTTTATGTTATATAGATATCTTGTTCtactctctccctctctctaaCCTAATAATGTCTCTATCTGGAAATGCTTAGGTTTAGGATCTTCTCATCATAGAAAATATTCTCTTCAAATGAACTTGTTTATCTTCTGTATGAGATTTACATGATGGTTGGAACAAAGAGACATTTAGTTATCCAATGTGACTGCCAAAtaaagacatatatatatatatgcacggACTAATTAATAAGTCAAGTCACACATTTTCATAATCAACTTTTTCTTCGTTCAACTCCATCTAAGAATTGACAAActacaaaaacaataataattgtTGAATAACTTATAAATGATGAAAGAATAACTCGTAGCGTAAAGAAAATTTCAACCTAAAGATTTATTCTTGCATAGGATGTGGTGACACTTTGATCACTAATTATCTCGCACTCATCTTCAAAGAACATGACTCCGTTTTCTTTCATAAACCCAATCATGACATGCTTGCAGCtgtaaaataattgataaataaaaattataagccCAGCCATGATTAGAATCTTGTCTGCAAAGATTGAAATTTGCAATTACATCATCATCATGTACGAAGAggagtaaaatattttaactctCATGTGTTGAAGCTGGAAAATGGTACAATTGCGGTGCTGAGCAGGGAAATAGAAGAGAAGACTCTTGAGATAAGGTGTATAATCTCTTCTATTCTAGCATCATCCCAAATTATATATGGTAAATGTCTTTAACTGTTTGTTTACAGCCAGTTGATGGGAGAAGAGATCAATGGACTTGGTATGGAAGACTTGATCAAATTAGAGAAATCTGTTGAAGGAAGTTTAAGTCGGGTCATTAAAACTAAGGTTGTATTGTTATTGtgcattaatatataaagaaattgtAGTAAATCTTCTTGACATGTATGATAACTGTATGTTTTCTTGTATATATTAGagtgaaaaatatgtgaagGAGATTGGTGACCTGGAGAGGAAGGTAATACATATATCTCTATACATTTGCTGCTTGCTTTTGATTGAGGATTGATATTTGGGTTTTTGGAATGAATACAGCAAGAGGAGTTGGTGGAAGAGAACAATTGGTTGAAGAAGCAAGTGCAAGTGAGaaaatatgtgtatatatatatattatccttCATTGACATATTTGTTTatgtgtttgtttgtttgtttgttataaTTGAAGATGCTGAATGTAAATCAAGGAAACGACCAGGATAAGTCTACAGAATCCAATGTTACCAACAATTGCAGCAGCTCGGATCATTATGAATCCGACACCTCTCTCAAGTTGGGGTATGCATGCTATCTATAGCTAAACTtcattattactattattttgtgtttgaagAATTTCCTCTTTTACATTTTGTTTTGCAGTCTTCCTTTTCCCAACTAAACTCCCTCAGAAAAATTCTCACATCTTTGGTTAGttaatatgtatgtatgtatgttcATTAATGTGTGATTGAACGATGAAAAGATGAATTGGTGTCTCAAATTGTCGATTACCCCGATTAGCAGCTAAATCCCATGGTGTTATTTATCTTCAATATTTCAACTCCAAGGTGTGTACATACAGACAGATGATGATGATACTAATAATAAATGTTACATTGTTTTgagaacaatatatataaagaagcAGCTGGGAGTTGTTGGATGTTCATGAATCATATGATTATGATTGTGGAAAGATagattcttaattaatttgttcaTATTTCCTCATTTGCATAATTTAAGAATTTCTTGTTATGTTGATATCCTCATCTATGATTGTTAGactgttttttcttttattttctatgTAAATAGTTTAAACTAACTTAGAACTTGTTTAATGTAGGGTTATTTAGAATGAATccatttgagtttaaaatattttaattagtggttttaataaaatgattgatgaATGAATCTTTATTGTTAtggaaatatgaattatttgaaataaattcaaaatataaccAACCCTTCATTAAATCACCATCAAAATCTCACACCAAATGCACAAAATTTATAGTGTAACAagtttaaacaatattattattattattatttatttttagtttattcatAAGAGtgatgtttaataaattatttttcatttaaaatagtttaaatttaacTGAGTTTATGGCTATTTTAAAAAGCTAGTTTTCAATCTAAAAaaagtttgataaatattaCTAAAAATTCATTGAAGacttactttaatattttaaatatttttttttttctagtgtaatttattttaatatataaataattttgtagactatcaatcaaattaatgcaggttttaaaattcttttttattcctttaattttattactaaaatttaaagtttttttttttattgtgtttttttttttcatctaactatttatttagttggatcaaacttttataattagaataatacttttaatattcGATCGATATCGATTTAACCGCAAATAAGATGGAATTAATAGATTTATAATAActttagttattttaataattaataatttgattttttataagtaAATTCTCTTACAATAATTACTCATTCACTTCATGATTTATATaggagttttttttttactattatatatatatacatataacaattattatttgataagatTTTTCTGGTTATATACCTATTCGGTCAATAATAATTTGTAccgtttaaaatatttggtagagattttttctttcattaattgACTTTACTTATAAATtcaaatgagattatttttttaaaatctttctgAGCAAAGCGAAGAACATAGAATCGTCTGTTTAATTTAATGCCGGACGGCCGTCTctcatcaaataaaacataatatcgTCTATTTGATTTGATGCCGACGGCCGTCACTCGtcaaattgtaatatataaatttatttttatgaattataatacaaaatttatagttaaaattattattattgtataaaagCAAGCGTGCAGTGTACAATTTGAAGTTTGAACAACATGAAGAGAGTCTTCTTCATTTCATTACCGTGTAGGAGACTCAGAAAGAGATTTGAACTGAATTGATCGAATTCTCCTATCAAAAGCAAATGCTCTTGGACCCTCTCGTTCACTTCACCGATGTCTTACGACCGATTCAAAATCTTTGATTTCACCGTAGACGACCACCGCGCTGAGGAAGAGGCGAAGAAGTCTGCCGAGAAATTTGGACTCTCTAAATCAACTTCCAAGTCTCCTCTCGATAAATACGTTTTCCTTCGCCACTGTACGTTACCTATATGCATCTCTCTTTATATATCTATCTATGTTTTGACTGTAATCTCATAGTTGATGTTGATCCTGACTTTCTATATTCAagataatttagtttttatggatgttctaTCGAGTCTCACCAACGCCTTGAGAAATAACATGTATCTAATCAATGGTTGATGAAATATGAATTGACACCGACACTGATTTTATAGCCAGACAGACTATAAAGGGAGTCTTAATTTGATCGTATTGTGGAAAGTAAAAATATGTGCCTTCCTAGTTGCAAAAGTTAGTTGGTGGAATTGGATATATTTATTACTTGAACTTTCTTTCTAGTTACAGTAGGAAGAACCGTAAATAAAGGGAAGGGTTTCAGAGATTCTAAACGACATTCTGATCCATGTGTTGTTGCTGTTGATGATGTTCCTGGGAACGATGAATGTGCTCCATCTTCCCCATTTTCATCTGCAAATTCTGGTGTGAACTCTAACCAATCATTATCTGGATTGAAGGATCCTGCGTCTGGATCCACGAATCGGAAATGCTCCTTTGCAAACATCACATGTCTTGTCAGTAACTGACCTATACTCTTCTTTCCTGTGTATCATATATACAAGCTATTGATCTCTTGATTCACCGTACCTTATATTCTGTCTTACAGAATAAACCTATTCACCTaaattctgatgatgaagacaaCAACCCATCATGTTCATCACTTGATGTAGCCACCACCATTACTCAAGGTGATAACGCTCCTCTTTTTTCATGCTAGATTTCTATTTCATCACTTAAGATATGCATTTGTTGTTTATACCTGGGTTGTGCtgaccttttttttttctgcTTACTTATGCAGGTCTAGTGCAAGAAGAGAATACAGTTCATTGTCTGAATGATCCTGAAGTATGCCCCAAAGATCTTTTTGATTATCAATTTCTGTTATGGAAATTGCTGGCATTGTCGTGAATTTTTCTACTTAATATCTATGTAACTATTGCATATTTAATGGGAGTGCCCTTTTTTTCATGCCATCTTTTCCTTTGTGATTCCGCAGAATCCAGAGGTCTTTGTTATCCCTGATGCTGTAGCATATGGATTAGTGTCTTGTGAGAAGCCTGTATTGACATTTTCCAAAACTGGAATTCAACTTGAGGCTGCAAAAGGATTAAACAGGCCTTTGAAATTATCATGGAACATTTCTGACATTATCAAGATTGAATCAATGTGGAATGAGCACGTGAGTTAGAACACCTTCCatcaacaataataatttttgctTTGCAGAATCATTCTTATGTTTGTTGTATTGTTGACAAAAGGAAGGAAAAACAACAGTGGATCTTTTCTTGATATCAAAGCATTCAGAATTAGCTCAAACTTCTTGTCAACCTTCGGGTATGTCCATTGCTATTATGTTTTTGTCACACGCATCTGTTTTATTTCCTCCCACAAATAGATGGCAGCAAACATAAAGTTACTCTTTGTGGAGGTTAAGCTAGGAGTAAGGTTATATTGTACATAAGGTCTTCTGTAGCTATCCACATTCCACACTGAAAGGTATTTTATTTCCTCACATACAAATAGATGCCTATGCATGAATCAACCCAAGAGTAGAGTTTATACCCATATGAATCTCTTGATGTCAATAGTCAatcacaaaatttgataaacatttCTAGTAATTTGAGTTTAAAGTGAAGAACATTGTATGGATATTTATacattcaaattgaattttacTACACAAAGTAATTCAAATGTAGCTGAGGTTCTGTTTTTTCAAATATGAATAACCAGTATAAAATCATGTCATTTGGAtcataacataaattttttagaacaaataaataaatatatatatatatcaaggaacatgaaagttttatgaaaattttattgtcTTTGATGATCCAATGACATGGGCCCGAAGAATGAATCTCAATTTGTGGAGGGGGAAATAATAGTATCTACGCAATTTGTTTGTTGATGTAAATCTTGAAGGTTGtgctttctttatttatttgggCTGTTGCGCAACAGCCTGCAAAAGATGGTCAGTTGATTAGTTGTTTGAAATTTAATGCCTTCTATACCAACATCAGTTTTGACCAAAAATGAGAGATCTCGCTGAAGCTAAAATTGTAGATTTTATTGGTGCACGCACGAATGTCAATGTTCACTTATGTAGGTTCCATGCAGGAATAAAAAGGTTGAGGTTTGAACATTCAGATCCTGAGTGGTCTCGAAAAGAGGAGGTAATAAAATCATTGGATGTGAGATACAAAGCCATGTGGAAAGCACTAATTGAGTGAGTTCTCTGTTTGCTTCGCGTCAGAGTTATTGTTATATTCTATGAGATGactttttgtttttatagaATGCTGTGAAGTTATATTTTCCCTGTGTTGCCTTCAAATGCTTTATGAGTTGATCACTTGAATATATAGAGATATTTAAAATCAGATTTGGACTTTATTATCAGTTCTTGTTTTGTCTAACTGCCATCACTATTCACTATTTTAGTGGTGTTGAGTTGCAAAACGGTTCAACTATGTCTATGTTTTAGCCTATTATTGATCTGAGTATATCTTTGtacttttcctttttttttgtaggagtgtaaatattttttctagtGCTTATTTGCTTTATTCTTTTCATCCAGTGTTAGTACAGTCAATATGGAAGAAACATGTGGCGAGAAGTACAAATCACTCTTTTCAGAATGTAACTTGTCCAAGTAAGCAGATGGGTTTCTCATGTTTCATTTATAAGTGACTTTGCAATGCTTCATTGCCACCAAAATTGAGTATGAGTCCTTATAGCTTGAGAATGATGATTGTTTCTAAATATGCATGTAGGTTTGttcttttaatcaaaataataattgtaagTAGATTAATGTGTGCAAAAAATCATGTTTCCTTGTAATCTTCCAGAAAGgataaaaagattttaaaatgcAACATTGGTTAAAGCCTTTTGATTCTTCTTTTGATACTtggaaaaagaatgaaaaatatttccttttaaaaattgaaagcaTCATTAAAATCATGGTAGAATTGAAAGTCGCATTGACCCTGCTAGAAGTTGTATCAATGGAATATAAGTCAAAGCATGTGTAGCTATGAATTATAAAGAAGACAATACATGAATCAAACGAAACAAAATGTAGATCGTCATATAGACTTCATATAATCCGCAATGATACTTCTTGCCAAAAAAAATGACAACTAACATGACATTGTCAGCCCTCAAAATATGGTGGAACAAACGTGACAAACTATCTACACAAAActatttataattaacattCAGTTTTGAAGTATGCTTAGTTAGTTTGCACATGTAGAATGATTCTATATTGTGCTTTATTGTGCTATTGCCTCCTTGGCTTCTTGGctaaatatattctttaattgACTTTATGTCAGTCTAGTCGAGTCAATTGAAGCTTTTGAAGATATTATCTATCCAGAAGGGGAGGCTGATGCTGTTTCCATCTGTATGAGTGACTTTCAGCTATTACAGCCTGAGAAATTCATCAATGACACTATAATTGACTTCTACATAAAGTAAGTTTGTTTATTTCCAGCTTGGGATGGACCATACCCAAGCTTCTATAGTATTtgtattttgaatatattttcttttgtctttgcagttatgttttaatataattagaaCTTACTTGGTAATACTTTTCTTAGAATGCTGGAGAAATTGTAGTGAAGATGAAAAGTAAGTACTCCAGATTATGAAACTGATTAAAGAATGGTCAGACCTGAATTCCTTTCTTCTGGGGCAATATAGAGAAACTAGAAACACTTCTGCAATTTATTTTACACAACATACTTGCAAGCCATACTGGATAGGGGTGAGCATTTAACGGATTAGTCCGAAATCCAATCCGAATCCGTATACTATTTTGGATTAGCTATTTCGGATTGAATTGAGTTCGGATTATGTTaaattcggattggattaggattatccaaattatccaaataaaaatatattttaggattatctaaataaaaatatattttttaatttgtttttctaaattttaccttaatataatatttttttttcataatttgtttttcttcagTAATTATCATATTAGAGGTTTttagaaaaagtaaataaaatactattataaataaacaaaattaattataatttaacgataattttttaaaaaaaataagtgatttataaaaagaaggtgaattaaacattaattagtaaaataaatatatttattaagcaattagataaaaagaaatattaaattgGATTATCCAAACCCTACCCAATAAAATCCAATCCgtattaatcaatataatgGTTTAGATTACGgattagataaatataatttggatttaatacggatcgggTAAAACGCATCGCATTTAACtatttgctcacccctaataCTGGATTTAAGCTAAGGAACCTAAAATGATTCTTAGACAAGATAACCCTTTGATATTACATTCTTACtcccacttttttttttttggaaaacagcttagcgccatttcattaaaaaacccaaaactgGAAGAAATTGtcaaaatcaaagctagacaatcCCTAGCTTTGATTAAAGATGACAAACGATTTACTCCCACTTTATAGTGTTCCCTAGGAGGGTCACAAATGTTCCCTTTTCAGACCAAGAAGTTGAACAAAAATCATGAAAAATGTCTCGTCTACAATTTCATAAATTGTGTTAGAGTTACTCAAAAGGCTTATATTATTATCAAGCATTCAAATTATGCCTTTTCTAGTGTCTCCTAACTTAGTTACCATTGGTATTTTGTGATATGAGAAAcacataaaaattaagaaaagacTATTATCTGATGTACATGATTgcatttgttttttcatttgaagACCTCAACATCTGTTGTGTTCCTTTCCTAAAATGTATTGACATTGCAAATTGTTGTAAGGTTTTGTCTAACATAAGATCCATTTGGAATATGCACCTTCTCCGGAAGCATGTGTTCTTCTTTTGCAACTCCTTAATTCCTCTTTTGGCTTGTTCCATAACTGGAGGATCTGATTCTTTTCAGATATTTGGACAGCAAGCTTAGACCAGAGGAAAAACATAGGTTCCATTTCTTTAACAGCTTCTTCTTTCAAAAGTTGGCTTATCTAGACAAAGATCCTTTGAGATCGTTTGAAGGCATGAAGTCTTTCCAACATGTTCGTAATTGGACAAGAAGAGTAGATATATTTTGTAAGGATTATATTTTCATTCCAGTGAACTTCAGgtgagaatacaaaatattcattttttttgtgcTGAAAATTTTCTGCCTTTCCAAGTCTTGTACAAATTTATTGTCTTTGTTGACAGTCTTCATTGGAGTTTGATCATCATATGTCATCCTGGTGAGGTGGCCAAGACTAAAGGTGATGTTTTCATGTAATCTTTTGTATATTATATAGTTGTGTAAATCATATTCATCATCTTTGAAAATGTGTCTGCAGCTGGTGACATAGACATCTTGCCCAAGGTACCCTGCATTTTGCACTTGGATTCCTTGAAAGGAATCCACAGGGGCCTCAACAATCTTATTCAGAGGTAATTTGTTTAGGCTTAGGGTGCTTTTGATTAAAAAACGAAAATTAAGTAAACCAAGTGCTCAATGCTAAGTAAATTTTAAGTGACGAATTAGTTAAGTGTCTGAAAAAAAATATCTGaaatttaaatacttaaagattattttgaccTTGCAACCTTTAAAGTTGCATTTTGTACGCTTTTACCATATTACCGAGTTAAAGTAGTTTCCCTGACTTAATTTTTTAGCTTCATTTTTAGCTGAATCTTAAGTAATTTTAGACATCTATTAACAAATGAACTTAAATAAGCAATTAATTATGTAGATTAAGTGATAAGGTGTTTTAGCATACACTGCATAGCTCTCAAAATAAATTGTTGTGCActtttgatattatattatttattattacaacTTGCTATTGTAGTAGTTGGAACAATCGTGGTAGCAATTACATAAATACCATGTAGATTGAAATCTTATTATTTGACAAATCATCGTCAAAACATTGTTTTTTTCTGTTTTCAACAAGTATACTTGTTATAATCAGCAACAGGATTCAGCATTTGTTATCAGTTTCATGAAA is part of the Impatiens glandulifera chromosome 1, dImpGla2.1, whole genome shotgun sequence genome and encodes:
- the LOC124919062 gene encoding MADS-box protein JOINTLESS-like isoform X2 — translated: MVRQRIQIKKIDNVAARQVTFSKRRRGLFKKANELALLCDAEIALMVFSNTGKLFEYSSSSMKHVIERHAMQSRNTNDPDEPSLELQLENGTIAVLSREIEEKTLEISQLMGEEINGLGMEDLIKLEKSVEGSLSRVIKTKSEKYVKEIGDLERKQEELVEENNWLKKQVQMLNVNQGNDQDKSTESNVTNNCSSSDHYESDTSLKLGLPFPN
- the LOC124919062 gene encoding MADS-box protein AGL24-like isoform X1; amino-acid sequence: MSQKRVSFLHQCLKEDELLSYIDLRRGEEMVRQRIQIKKIDNVAARQVTFSKRRRGLFKKANELALLCDAEIALMVFSNTGKLFEYSSSSMKHVIERHAMQSRNTNDPDEPSLELQLENGTIAVLSREIEEKTLEISQLMGEEINGLGMEDLIKLEKSVEGSLSRVIKTKSEKYVKEIGDLERKQEELVEENNWLKKQVQMLNVNQGNDQDKSTESNVTNNCSSSDHYESDTSLKLGLPFPN
- the LOC124919064 gene encoding probable ubiquitin-like-specific protease 2B isoform X1, with protein sequence MSYDRFKIFDFTVDDHRAEEEAKKSAEKFGLSKSTSKSPLDKYVFLRHFTVGRTVNKGKGFRDSKRHSDPCVVAVDDVPGNDECAPSSPFSSANSGVNSNQSLSGLKDPASGSTNRKCSFANITCLNKPIHLNSDDEDNNPSCSSLDVATTITQGLVQEENTVHCLNDPENPEVFVIPDAVAYGLVSCEKPVLTFSKTGIQLEAAKGLNRPLKLSWNISDIIKIESMWNEHEGKTTVDLFLISKHSELAQTSCQPSGIKRLRFEHSDPEWSRKEEVIKSLDVRYKAMWKALIDVSTVNMEETCGEKYKSLFSECNLSNLVESIEAFEDIIYPEGEADAVSICMSDFQLLQPEKFINDTIIDFYIKYLDSKLRPEEKHRFHFFNSFFFQKLAYLDKDPLRSFEGMKSFQHVRNWTRRVDIFCKDYIFIPVNFSLHWSLIIICHPGEVAKTKAGDIDILPKVPCILHLDSLKGIHRGLNNLIQSYLWEEWKERVGEPTEDISAKFNNLLFLPLELPQQENHYDCGLFLLHYVDLFLKQAPVNFSPYGPKMFSSFLKKDWFPPAEASEKRIHIKKLLQSIIQNKYPPKSDTLEIPIKDNEDDTSTSIEILEEGMQQKHNSVELCQSKFSRLFADLEIETDDEECKELKHKTEALSPSDRTNQPSSPTASAYVVEDSFERDVVIENIEPSDDEDEVESSEIVVLKVMNNSNHSPRVSDSEEDEQATKRARLIIPLRGRRQYARKLSKDDVFEVFCCDE
- the LOC124919064 gene encoding probable ubiquitin-like-specific protease 2B isoform X2; the protein is MSYDRFKIFDFTVDDHRAEEEAKKSAEKFGLSKSTSKSPLDKYVFLRHLGRTVNKGKGFRDSKRHSDPCVVAVDDVPGNDECAPSSPFSSANSGVNSNQSLSGLKDPASGSTNRKCSFANITCLNKPIHLNSDDEDNNPSCSSLDVATTITQGLVQEENTVHCLNDPENPEVFVIPDAVAYGLVSCEKPVLTFSKTGIQLEAAKGLNRPLKLSWNISDIIKIESMWNEHEGKTTVDLFLISKHSELAQTSCQPSGIKRLRFEHSDPEWSRKEEVIKSLDVRYKAMWKALIDVSTVNMEETCGEKYKSLFSECNLSNLVESIEAFEDIIYPEGEADAVSICMSDFQLLQPEKFINDTIIDFYIKYLDSKLRPEEKHRFHFFNSFFFQKLAYLDKDPLRSFEGMKSFQHVRNWTRRVDIFCKDYIFIPVNFSLHWSLIIICHPGEVAKTKAGDIDILPKVPCILHLDSLKGIHRGLNNLIQSYLWEEWKERVGEPTEDISAKFNNLLFLPLELPQQENHYDCGLFLLHYVDLFLKQAPVNFSPYGPKMFSSFLKKDWFPPAEASEKRIHIKKLLQSIIQNKYPPKSDTLEIPIKDNEDDTSTSIEILEEGMQQKHNSVELCQSKFSRLFADLEIETDDEECKELKHKTEALSPSDRTNQPSSPTASAYVVEDSFERDVVIENIEPSDDEDEVESSEIVVLKVMNNSNHSPRVSDSEEDEQATKRARLIIPLRGRRQYARKLSKDDVFEVFCCDE